Proteins encoded together in one Micromonospora kangleipakensis window:
- a CDS encoding Rv2175c family DNA-binding protein, which translates to MTDSVPADQAATGADLPGPTDPAAWLTLPDVAERLDLSISKVHQMIRDRELIAVRRDGVRRIPADLVANRTVQKHLPGVLNLLADAGYDDDAALRWLYEEDPTLPGTPAVALGGDLAREVKRRAQALGF; encoded by the coding sequence GTGACCGATTCCGTACCCGCCGACCAGGCCGCCACCGGCGCGGACCTGCCCGGACCGACCGACCCGGCCGCCTGGCTGACCCTGCCGGACGTCGCCGAACGGCTCGACCTGTCGATCAGCAAGGTCCACCAGATGATCCGGGACCGCGAGCTCATCGCGGTACGCCGCGACGGCGTCCGCCGGATCCCCGCCGACCTGGTGGCCAACCGCACCGTGCAGAAGCACCTGCCCGGCGTGCTCAACCTGCTCGCCGACGCCGGCTACGACGACGACGCGGCGCTGCGCTGGCTCTACGAGGAGGATCCCACCCTCCCCGGCACCCCCGCCGTCGCCCTCGGCGGCGACCTGGCCCGCGAGGTCAAGCGCCGCGCCCAAGCCCTCGGCTTCTGA
- the pknB gene encoding Stk1 family PASTA domain-containing Ser/Thr kinase, whose translation MDTQVADTLLGSLIDGRYRIRGRVARGGMATVYTATDERLERTVAVKIIHPTQAPEARARMAGFVARFTDEAKTIARLTHPNVVAVYDQGTHGGLPYLVMEYVRGRTLRDVLAERRRLNPDEALAIAEQMLAAIAAAHRAGLVHRDVKPENVLVAEAPAGGPANLVDSVVKVADFGLARAVEASAEEENGNQLMATVAYVAPELVTEGRADTRTDVYSAGIVLFEMLTGRVPYDGDRPVDVAWQHVDRDVPVPSTLVPGLPRALDDLVARATRRDPGARPADAGALLAEVQVARDDLGNANSHTTVLRRLGDDTTPMSQPTMAVAAVRPAERPAWARLPEGGGQRPHRRRAAPESGDLGARLTGLRTRVLGSPRGRLAIAAAAVVLGLVAAVGGWWFGVGRYTVAPQLVSLSKADAEARAARAGFPLAYAEPRYDEKAPKDSVLGQDPVSAARIVKGGTITLTLSLGPERLPVPDVLGKDFELAQAELTDAKLVVAKGTARYDDNLPAGVVVATDPKVGTVVKPGSKVTVVLSKGKAPISVPNLVGKNVNEARATLAQLGLTPVETYKDSDKPKDEVLGQSPADGTGVEKGAQVKLQISKGPAAVVVPRVIDLPCQQAKQVLESQGFPTSIQLNPNGVARFQNPGENSQVPPGTPVTITCL comes from the coding sequence ATGGACACACAGGTCGCCGACACGTTGCTGGGCTCGCTGATCGACGGGCGCTACCGCATTCGCGGTCGCGTGGCCCGTGGCGGCATGGCGACCGTGTACACCGCCACCGACGAGCGCCTCGAGCGCACCGTGGCGGTCAAGATCATTCATCCGACCCAGGCCCCCGAGGCCCGGGCCCGGATGGCGGGCTTCGTGGCACGGTTCACCGACGAGGCGAAGACCATCGCCCGGCTGACCCACCCGAACGTGGTCGCGGTCTACGACCAGGGCACCCACGGCGGCCTCCCCTACCTGGTGATGGAGTACGTCCGCGGGCGCACCCTGCGCGACGTCCTCGCCGAGCGGCGCCGGCTCAACCCGGACGAGGCCCTCGCGATCGCCGAGCAGATGCTCGCCGCGATCGCCGCCGCCCACCGGGCCGGCCTGGTGCACCGCGACGTCAAGCCGGAGAACGTCCTGGTCGCGGAGGCGCCCGCCGGCGGCCCGGCCAACCTGGTGGACAGCGTCGTCAAGGTCGCGGACTTCGGGCTGGCCCGGGCGGTCGAGGCGAGCGCCGAGGAGGAGAACGGCAACCAGCTGATGGCCACCGTGGCGTACGTCGCCCCGGAGCTGGTCACCGAGGGGCGCGCGGACACCCGCACCGACGTCTACTCGGCCGGGATCGTGCTGTTCGAGATGCTCACCGGCCGGGTCCCGTACGACGGCGACCGGCCGGTGGACGTGGCCTGGCAGCACGTCGACCGGGACGTGCCGGTCCCCTCGACGCTGGTGCCCGGCCTGCCCCGGGCACTCGACGACCTGGTCGCCCGGGCCACCCGGCGCGATCCGGGGGCCCGCCCGGCCGACGCCGGCGCGCTGCTGGCCGAGGTGCAGGTGGCCCGGGACGACCTGGGCAACGCGAACTCGCACACCACGGTGCTGCGCCGGCTCGGCGACGACACCACACCGATGTCCCAGCCGACCATGGCGGTGGCCGCCGTCCGCCCCGCCGAGCGGCCCGCCTGGGCCCGGCTGCCCGAGGGCGGCGGGCAGCGCCCGCACCGCCGCCGGGCCGCGCCGGAGAGCGGCGACCTGGGCGCCCGGCTGACCGGGCTGCGTACCCGCGTGCTGGGCTCGCCCCGCGGCCGGCTGGCGATCGCCGCGGCGGCCGTGGTCCTCGGCCTGGTGGCCGCGGTCGGCGGCTGGTGGTTCGGGGTGGGGCGGTACACGGTCGCCCCGCAGCTGGTGAGCCTGAGCAAGGCCGACGCGGAGGCGCGGGCCGCCCGGGCCGGCTTCCCCCTCGCCTACGCCGAGCCGCGGTACGACGAGAAGGCGCCCAAGGACAGCGTGCTCGGCCAAGACCCGGTCTCCGCGGCCCGGATCGTCAAGGGCGGCACGATCACCCTCACCTTGTCGCTCGGGCCGGAGCGGCTGCCGGTGCCCGACGTGCTGGGCAAGGACTTCGAGCTGGCCCAGGCGGAGCTGACCGACGCCAAGCTGGTGGTGGCCAAGGGCACCGCCCGGTACGACGACAACCTGCCCGCCGGGGTGGTGGTGGCCACCGACCCGAAGGTGGGCACCGTGGTCAAGCCGGGCAGCAAGGTCACCGTCGTGCTGAGCAAGGGCAAGGCCCCGATCTCGGTGCCGAACCTGGTCGGCAAGAACGTCAACGAAGCCCGGGCGACGCTGGCGCAGCTCGGGTTGACCCCGGTGGAGACGTACAAGGACTCGGACAAGCCGAAGGACGAGGTCCTCGGTCAGAGCCCGGCGGACGGCACCGGCGTGGAGAAGGGCGCCCAGGTCAAGCTGCAGATCAGCAAGGGCCCCGCGGCGGTCGTCGTCCCCCGGGTGATCGACCTGCCCTGTCAGCAGGCGAAGCAGGTGCTGGAGAGCCAGGGCTTCCCGACCAGCATCCAGCTCAACCCGAACGGCGTGGCCCGCTTCCAGAACCCGGGCGAGAACTCGCAGGTGCCCCCGGGCACCCCGGTCACGATCACCTGCCTGTGA
- a CDS encoding deoxyribonuclease IV translates to MNAHRPVGSHTPTSGGLAKAALPYVEATGSEVVQVYVSNSRGWALPAGDPAQDALFRDGCAEREVPVFIHASLLVNLGSPTPATVEKSALTLAHALRRGAAIGARGVVFHAGSAVDAGHAEAAMRQVREALLPLLDEAAATGGPMLLVEPSAGGGRSLASRVEQLGPYLDAVDRHPGLGVCFDTCHAWAAGHDLAAEGGMTATLDALVATVGPGRLKLVHANDSKDLVGSTRDRHENIGKGSIGEPAFAELMRHPATAGIPIVVETPSEKHVGHAADIATLKRLHP, encoded by the coding sequence GTGAACGCGCACCGGCCGGTCGGCTCACACACTCCCACCTCCGGTGGCCTGGCGAAGGCGGCCCTGCCGTACGTCGAGGCGACCGGCTCCGAGGTGGTGCAGGTCTACGTCTCCAACTCGCGCGGCTGGGCGCTGCCGGCGGGGGATCCGGCCCAGGACGCGCTGTTCCGGGACGGCTGCGCCGAGCGTGAGGTGCCGGTCTTCATCCACGCGTCGCTGCTGGTGAACCTCGGCTCCCCGACCCCGGCGACGGTGGAGAAGTCGGCGCTGACCCTGGCGCACGCGCTGCGCCGGGGGGCGGCGATCGGCGCCCGGGGCGTGGTGTTCCACGCGGGCAGCGCGGTCGACGCCGGGCACGCGGAGGCGGCGATGCGGCAGGTCCGCGAGGCGCTGCTGCCGCTGCTGGACGAGGCGGCGGCGACGGGCGGCCCGATGCTGCTGGTCGAGCCGAGCGCGGGCGGCGGCCGGTCGCTCGCCTCCCGGGTGGAGCAGCTCGGCCCCTACCTGGACGCGGTGGACCGGCACCCCGGGCTGGGGGTCTGCTTCGACACCTGCCACGCCTGGGCGGCCGGGCACGACCTGGCCGCCGAGGGCGGCATGACCGCGACGCTGGACGCCCTGGTGGCCACCGTCGGGCCGGGCCGGCTGAAGCTGGTGCACGCCAACGACTCGAAGGACCTCGTCGGCTCGACCCGGGACCGGCACGAGAACATCGGCAAGGGCAGCATCGGGGAGCCGGCGTTCGCCGAGCTGATGCGCCACCCCGCCACCGCGGGAATCCCGATCGTGGTGGAGACCCCCTCAGAGAAGCACGTCGGCCACGCCGCCGACATCGCCACCCTCAAGCGCCTCCACCCCTGA
- a CDS encoding threonine aldolase family protein: MADLVDLRSDTVTRPTAGMREAMATAEVGDDVYGEDPTVAALEAEVAALFGHEAALFAPTGSMANQIALQLVVPPGDELLCDADAHVVTYEIGAAAAYGGISSRTWPAVGAEIDPDLVAGMIRPDGYFAVPTRAIAVEQTHNRGGGGVIPLASLRELRRVADDNGLALHCDGARIWHAHVADGVPLAEYGALFDTISVCLSKGLGAPVGSLVVGSAEKIARARFVRKRMGGGMRQVGILAAAGRYALAHHVDRLADDHAKAARLAEAIAPFGVLAAPVRTNIVPLDLTKHPLDAKTLAAAARAEGVLISVLGPRTARLVTHMDVDDAAIDRAATALTHLLRA; this comes from the coding sequence GTGGCTGATCTTGTTGATCTTCGGTCCGACACGGTGACCCGGCCCACCGCCGGGATGCGCGAGGCGATGGCGACCGCCGAGGTCGGCGACGACGTCTACGGCGAGGACCCGACCGTCGCCGCGCTCGAGGCCGAGGTCGCCGCGCTCTTCGGGCACGAGGCGGCGCTCTTCGCCCCGACCGGCTCGATGGCCAACCAGATCGCCCTCCAGCTCGTCGTGCCTCCCGGCGACGAGCTGCTCTGCGACGCCGACGCGCACGTCGTCACCTACGAGATCGGGGCGGCGGCCGCGTACGGCGGAATCTCGTCGCGGACCTGGCCGGCGGTCGGCGCGGAGATCGACCCGGACCTGGTCGCCGGGATGATCCGGCCCGACGGCTACTTCGCCGTCCCCACCCGGGCGATCGCCGTCGAGCAGACCCACAACCGGGGCGGCGGCGGGGTGATCCCCCTTGCCAGCCTGCGCGAGCTGCGCCGGGTCGCCGACGACAACGGCCTCGCCCTGCACTGCGACGGCGCCCGGATCTGGCACGCGCACGTCGCCGACGGCGTGCCGCTGGCCGAGTACGGCGCGCTCTTCGACACCATCTCGGTCTGCCTCTCCAAGGGCCTCGGCGCACCGGTCGGCTCGCTCGTCGTCGGCAGCGCCGAGAAGATCGCCCGGGCCCGGTTCGTCCGCAAGCGGATGGGCGGCGGCATGCGGCAGGTCGGCATCCTCGCCGCCGCCGGCCGGTACGCCCTGGCCCACCACGTCGACCGGCTCGCCGACGACCATGCCAAGGCGGCCCGACTGGCCGAGGCGATCGCCCCGTTCGGTGTGCTCGCCGCTCCGGTCCGGACGAACATCGTCCCGCTGGACCTGACCAAGCACCCGCTGGACGCGAAGACCCTCGCCGCCGCGGCCCGGGCGGAGGGCGTGCTGATCTCGGTGCTCGGCCCGCGCACCGCCCGCCTGGTCACCCACATGGACGTCGACGACGCCGCCATCGACCGCGCGGCCACCGCCCTCACCCACCTCCTCCGCGCCTGA
- a CDS encoding class II 3-deoxy-7-phosphoheptulonate synthase codes for MRHEWHQLSHPAVGSPGLQTSRPTVDSAEDAALGLDRWRELPRAQTPPWPDEAKVAEVCKVLDTVPSVVAPYEVDQLRQRLALVCEGKAFLLQGGDCAETFADNTESHLLANARTLLQMAIVLTYGASLPVVKVARVAGQYTKPRSLPTDARGLSAYRGDMINSLETTPEARVADPQRMIRAYANSAAAMNMLRAYLAGGLADLHAVHDWNKGFVKNSPAGERYEAIAREIDRALAFIRACGMTDDEALRTVTLYCSHEALALEYDRALTRVSGERAYGLSGHFLWIGERTRQIDGAHIDFISRIANPIGVKLGPTTTPDEAIELCEKLNPDNIPGRLTLISRMGNHRVRDALPPIVAKVTAAGAKVVWQCDPMHGNTHESSNGYKTRHFDRIVDEVLGYFEVHRGLETHPGGLHVELTGEDVTECLGGAQGIEDLDLPDRYETACDPRLNTQQSLELAFLVAEMLRG; via the coding sequence ATGCGCCATGAGTGGCATCAGCTGAGTCACCCCGCGGTGGGCAGCCCGGGCCTGCAGACCAGTCGTCCGACCGTCGACTCCGCCGAGGACGCGGCCCTCGGCCTCGACCGCTGGCGGGAGCTGCCCCGGGCGCAGACCCCGCCCTGGCCGGACGAGGCCAAGGTCGCGGAGGTCTGCAAGGTGCTCGACACCGTGCCGTCGGTCGTCGCGCCCTACGAGGTCGACCAGCTCCGGCAGCGGCTCGCGCTGGTCTGCGAGGGCAAGGCGTTCCTGCTCCAGGGCGGCGACTGCGCCGAGACCTTCGCCGACAACACCGAGAGCCACCTGCTGGCCAACGCCCGCACGCTGCTCCAGATGGCGATCGTGCTGACCTACGGCGCGTCGCTGCCGGTGGTCAAGGTGGCCCGGGTCGCCGGCCAGTACACCAAGCCCCGGTCGCTGCCGACCGACGCGCGCGGCCTGTCCGCCTACCGCGGCGACATGATCAACTCGCTGGAGACGACGCCGGAGGCGCGGGTCGCCGACCCGCAGCGGATGATCCGGGCGTACGCCAACTCGGCCGCCGCGATGAACATGCTCCGGGCGTACCTGGCCGGCGGCCTCGCCGACCTGCACGCCGTGCACGACTGGAACAAGGGCTTCGTCAAGAACTCCCCGGCCGGCGAGCGCTACGAGGCGATCGCCCGGGAGATCGACCGGGCGCTGGCCTTCATCCGGGCCTGCGGGATGACCGACGACGAGGCGCTGCGCACGGTCACCCTCTACTGCTCGCACGAGGCCCTCGCCCTGGAGTACGACCGGGCGCTCACCCGGGTCTCCGGCGAGCGGGCGTACGGGCTCTCCGGGCACTTCCTCTGGATCGGCGAGCGGACCCGGCAGATCGACGGGGCGCACATCGACTTCATCTCCCGGATCGCCAACCCGATCGGGGTGAAGCTCGGCCCGACCACCACCCCGGACGAGGCGATCGAGCTCTGCGAGAAGCTCAACCCGGACAACATCCCCGGTCGGCTCACCCTGATCAGCCGGATGGGCAACCACCGGGTCCGGGACGCCCTGCCGCCGATCGTCGCCAAGGTCACCGCGGCCGGCGCCAAGGTGGTCTGGCAGTGCGACCCGATGCACGGCAACACCCATGAGTCCTCGAACGGCTACAAGACCCGGCACTTCGACCGGATCGTCGACGAGGTGCTCGGCTACTTCGAGGTGCACCGCGGCCTGGAGACCCACCCGGGCGGCCTGCACGTCGAACTGACCGGCGAGGACGTCACCGAGTGCCTCGGCGGCGCCCAGGGCATCGAGGACCTCGACCTGCCCGACCGGTACGAAACCGCCTGCGACCCGCGACTGAACACCCAGCAGTCGCTGGAGCTGGCCTTCCTGGTTGCGGAGATGCTGCGTGGCTGA
- a CDS encoding lytic polysaccharide monooxygenase: MNRRRRALTVAAIGGIPILACLALVSQAGAHGSMQSPVSRTYACFLEGPESPDTDACRAAVAAGGTQALYDWNEVNIADAAGRHRQLIPDGHLCSANRDKYRGFDLARADWPATALPSGDTWTFAYRATAPHRGTFELYVTRDGYDPTRPLRWADLELFHTATDPALTDGAYRMTARLPHRAGRHLVYSIWQRSDSPEAFYTCSDVTFGQVTPTTAPPTTTPPPTTSPSPTTPPPTTTAPPSGTPTAGAPAWQPNTPYALGALVSYAGRTWQCRQAHTSLTGWEPPNVPALWLAA; this comes from the coding sequence ATGAACCGACGACGCAGGGCCCTGACCGTCGCGGCGATCGGCGGCATCCCCATCCTCGCCTGCCTGGCCCTGGTCAGCCAGGCCGGCGCGCACGGCAGCATGCAGTCTCCGGTCAGCCGGACGTACGCCTGCTTTCTGGAGGGCCCGGAGTCGCCGGACACCGACGCCTGCCGGGCGGCGGTGGCGGCCGGCGGTACCCAGGCGCTCTACGACTGGAACGAGGTCAACATCGCCGACGCGGCCGGGCGGCACCGCCAGCTCATCCCGGACGGCCACCTGTGCAGCGCCAACCGGGACAAGTACCGCGGCTTCGACCTGGCCCGCGCGGACTGGCCGGCCACCGCGCTCCCCTCCGGCGACACCTGGACCTTCGCCTACCGGGCCACCGCCCCGCACCGCGGCACCTTCGAGCTGTACGTCACCCGGGACGGTTACGACCCCACCCGTCCGCTGCGCTGGGCGGACCTGGAGCTGTTCCACACCGCCACCGACCCGGCGCTGACCGACGGGGCGTACCGGATGACCGCCCGGCTGCCGCACCGCGCCGGGCGGCACCTGGTCTACTCGATCTGGCAGCGCTCGGACAGCCCGGAGGCCTTCTACACCTGCTCCGACGTCACGTTCGGCCAGGTCACCCCGACCACCGCCCCGCCCACCACCACTCCCCCGCCGACGACCTCCCCCTCGCCCACCACGCCGCCCCCCACCACGACCGCGCCGCCGTCGGGCACGCCGACGGCCGGGGCCCCGGCCTGGCAGCCCAACACGCCGTACGCCCTGGGCGCGCTGGTCAGCTACGCCGGCCGCACCTGGCAGTGCCGGCAGGCGCACACCTCGCTCACCGGCTGGGAACCGCCGAACGTGCCCGCCCTCTGGCTCGCCGCCTGA
- a CDS encoding helix-turn-helix transcriptional regulator, with protein MAEAHHLSLRSLHRLFEGSGTTVAALIRTGRLDCCYRDLADPRLRHLTVRQVAARCGFRDPAHFSRAFRAAYGLSPREHRERAGRG; from the coding sequence GTGGCCGAGGCGCACCACCTGTCACTCCGGTCGCTGCACCGGCTCTTCGAGGGCAGCGGCACGACCGTCGCCGCGCTGATCCGTACCGGCCGGCTGGATTGCTGCTACCGCGACCTGGCCGACCCGCGACTGCGGCACCTGACGGTGCGGCAGGTCGCCGCCCGCTGCGGCTTCCGGGATCCGGCCCACTTCAGCCGGGCGTTCCGGGCCGCGTACGGGCTCTCGCCCCGGGAACACCGCGAGCGGGCCGGACGGGGCTGA
- a CDS encoding glycosyl hydrolase family 18 protein, protein MKRSLRRSLWAGAVVALAVAAVPMATASAAGSVTATFAKVQDWGTGHETKVTVTNGTSASVDTWRIEFDLPSGTTISTFWDADVTSSGNHYVAVKKSWAGPLAPGASFSWGYNGTGPYAAPLNCTVNGGSCSGGGTPTTTPPSPTSSPTASPTASPTASPTTSPTTPPTAPPPTGDKKVVGYFAEWGVYARNYHVKNIHTSGSAAKLTHILYAFGNTTGGRCAIGDSYADYDKAYTAADSVDGVADTWDQPLRGSFNQLRKLKKMYPHLKVIWSFGGWTWSGGFTQAAQNPAAFADSCYSLVEDPRWADVFDGIDIDWEYPNACGLQCDSSGPNAFKNVISALRTRFGSSALVTAAITADGSTGGKIDATDYAGAAPNLNWLMPMTYDYFGAFNPQGPTAPHSPLTSYAGIPQQGFNSDAAIQKLKSKGVPANKLLLGIGFYGRGWTGVTQSAPGGTATGPAPGTYEQGIEDYKVLKNTCPATGTVGGTAYAKCGSNWWGYDTPSTIGGKMTYAKNQGLGGAFFWELSGDTGNGELIGAIKGGLG, encoded by the coding sequence ATGAAGAGATCGCTCCGCCGGTCCCTCTGGGCCGGTGCCGTGGTCGCGCTGGCGGTCGCGGCGGTGCCGATGGCCACCGCCTCCGCCGCCGGCAGCGTGACCGCCACGTTCGCCAAGGTGCAGGACTGGGGGACCGGTCACGAGACGAAGGTGACCGTCACCAACGGCACCAGCGCCAGCGTCGACACCTGGCGCATCGAGTTCGACCTGCCGTCGGGCACCACGATCAGCACCTTCTGGGACGCCGACGTCACCAGCAGCGGCAACCACTACGTCGCGGTCAAGAAGAGCTGGGCCGGCCCGCTCGCCCCGGGGGCCAGCTTCAGCTGGGGCTACAACGGCACCGGCCCGTACGCCGCGCCGCTGAACTGCACCGTCAACGGCGGGTCCTGCTCGGGTGGCGGCACCCCGACCACCACCCCGCCCTCGCCGACCAGCTCGCCGACGGCCTCCCCGACCGCCTCACCCACGGCGTCGCCGACGACCTCACCGACCACCCCGCCCACCGCGCCGCCGCCCACCGGGGACAAGAAGGTGGTCGGCTACTTCGCCGAGTGGGGCGTCTACGCCCGCAACTACCACGTCAAGAACATCCACACCAGCGGGTCCGCCGCCAAGCTCACCCACATCCTGTACGCCTTCGGCAACACCACCGGCGGCCGGTGCGCCATCGGTGACAGCTACGCCGACTACGACAAGGCGTACACCGCGGCGGACAGTGTGGACGGTGTCGCCGACACCTGGGACCAGCCGCTGCGCGGCAGCTTCAACCAGCTCCGCAAGCTGAAGAAGATGTACCCGCACCTGAAGGTGATCTGGTCCTTCGGCGGCTGGACCTGGTCGGGCGGCTTCACCCAGGCCGCGCAGAACCCGGCCGCGTTCGCCGACTCCTGCTACAGCCTGGTCGAGGACCCGCGCTGGGCGGACGTCTTCGACGGCATCGACATCGACTGGGAGTACCCCAACGCCTGCGGCCTCCAGTGCGACAGCAGCGGCCCGAACGCGTTCAAGAACGTGATCAGCGCCCTGCGCACCCGGTTCGGCTCGTCGGCGCTGGTCACCGCGGCGATCACCGCCGACGGCAGCACCGGTGGCAAGATCGACGCCACCGACTACGCCGGCGCGGCACCGAACCTGAACTGGCTGATGCCGATGACGTACGACTACTTCGGCGCCTTCAACCCGCAGGGCCCCACCGCCCCGCACTCGCCGCTCACCTCGTACGCAGGCATCCCGCAGCAGGGCTTCAACTCGGACGCCGCGATCCAGAAGCTCAAGAGCAAGGGCGTACCGGCGAACAAGCTGCTGCTCGGCATCGGCTTCTACGGTCGGGGCTGGACCGGGGTGACGCAGTCGGCCCCGGGCGGCACCGCCACCGGTCCCGCCCCGGGCACCTACGAGCAGGGCATCGAGGACTACAAGGTGCTGAAGAACACCTGCCCGGCCACCGGCACCGTCGGCGGCACCGCGTACGCGAAGTGCGGCAGCAACTGGTGGGGCTACGACACCCCGTCCACCATCGGCGGCAAGATGACCTACGCGAAGAACCAGGGCCTCGGTGGCGCGTTCTTCTGGGAGCTCTCCGGCGACACCGGCAACGGCGAGCTGATCGGCGCCATCAAGGGCGGTCTCGGCTGA
- a CDS encoding glutathione peroxidase: MTVFDVQIDALTGGPADLARYRGRALLVVNVASRCGLTPQYSGLQALADEYADRGLTVLGVPCNQFAGQEPGTAAEIDEFCQVNYGVTFPLTEKVDVNGPDRHPLYAELVATPDAEGHTGDLRWNFEKFLVAPDGTVAARFAPTVTPDSPELRTAVEKVLPA; this comes from the coding sequence ATGACCGTTTTCGACGTCCAGATCGACGCCCTCACCGGCGGCCCCGCCGACCTCGCGCGGTACCGGGGCCGCGCCCTGCTGGTGGTCAACGTGGCCTCGCGGTGCGGGCTGACCCCCCAGTACTCCGGCCTGCAGGCCCTCGCCGACGAGTACGCCGACCGGGGGCTGACGGTGCTCGGGGTGCCGTGCAACCAGTTCGCCGGTCAGGAGCCCGGCACGGCCGCCGAGATCGACGAGTTCTGCCAGGTCAACTACGGCGTGACGTTCCCGCTCACGGAGAAGGTCGACGTCAACGGGCCGGACCGGCACCCGCTCTACGCCGAGCTGGTCGCCACCCCGGACGCCGAGGGGCACACCGGCGACCTCCGGTGGAACTTCGAGAAGTTCCTGGTCGCCCCGGACGGCACGGTGGCGGCCCGGTTCGCCCCGACGGTGACCCCGGACTCCCCCGAGCTGCGAACCGCCGTCGAGAAGGTCCTCCCCGCCTGA
- a CDS encoding SGNH/GDSL hydrolase family protein, whose translation MRRSRLVTLALSLAASLGATLALAVPAQAAATDRYVALGDSYASGVGAGSYTTESGSCQRSTNAYPALYNTNVQPASYRSVACSGARTTDVVNSQLAALGSTTTLVSVTVGGNDVGFANIMTTCVLYGTTECVAAVQVAEDKARADLAGLLATVYNGIKSRAPSARVVVVGYPVFYQLNTLCVGLSDTSRAKINEGINLVDDITRSAALAAGFTFADVRSIFVGHQLCSYGEKWLHALNYTNLGISYHPTAAGQAGGYYPVFRGAAG comes from the coding sequence GTGCGGAGATCCCGTCTCGTCACCCTCGCCCTCAGTCTGGCGGCGTCCCTCGGCGCCACGCTCGCCCTGGCCGTCCCGGCCCAGGCCGCCGCCACCGACCGGTACGTCGCTCTCGGCGACTCGTACGCCTCCGGCGTGGGCGCCGGCAGCTACACCACCGAGAGTGGCTCCTGTCAGCGCAGCACCAACGCCTACCCCGCCCTCTACAACACCAACGTCCAGCCGGCCTCGTACCGCTCGGTGGCCTGCTCGGGTGCGCGCACCACGGACGTGGTCAACAGTCAGCTCGCCGCCCTCGGCTCAACCACCACGCTGGTCAGCGTCACGGTCGGCGGCAACGACGTCGGGTTCGCCAACATCATGACCACCTGCGTGCTCTACGGCACCACCGAGTGCGTCGCCGCCGTCCAGGTCGCCGAGGACAAGGCGCGCGCCGACCTGGCCGGTCTGCTGGCCACCGTCTACAACGGAATCAAGAGCCGGGCCCCCTCGGCCCGGGTGGTGGTCGTCGGGTACCCGGTCTTCTACCAGCTCAACACTCTCTGCGTGGGCCTGAGCGACACCTCTCGCGCGAAGATCAACGAGGGCATCAACCTGGTCGACGACATCACCCGCAGCGCCGCCCTCGCCGCCGGCTTCACATTCGCCGACGTCCGGTCGATCTTCGTCGGCCACCAGCTCTGCAGCTACGGCGAGAAGTGGCTGCACGCGTTGAACTACACCAACCTCGGCATCTCCTACCACCCGACCGCCGCCGGGCAGGCGGGCGGCTACTACCCGGTCTTCCGCGGCGCGGCCGGCTGA
- a CDS encoding NADPH-dependent F420 reductase has translation MTTVGLIGSGNIGGTVARLAVAAGHDVVLSNSRGPETLKELVDELGPRARAATPAEAAAAGDLVVVTIPLRNYRAVPAEPLAGKIVIDTNNYYPERDERFPELDDESTTTSELLQRHLPQSRVVKGFNNIYFKHLLALARPAGAADRTALPIAGDDAAAKATVTAFLDSLGYDAIDVGALAEGWRFQRDTTAYAALYSADPANDWERPAPVDAERLRAALAAARRYADS, from the coding sequence ATGACAACTGTGGGACTGATCGGCAGCGGCAACATCGGCGGCACCGTCGCCCGACTGGCGGTCGCCGCCGGTCACGACGTGGTGCTCAGCAACTCACGCGGACCCGAGACCCTCAAGGAGCTGGTGGACGAGCTGGGCCCCCGGGCCCGCGCGGCCACCCCCGCCGAGGCGGCGGCGGCCGGTGACCTGGTGGTGGTCACCATCCCGCTGCGGAACTACCGCGCGGTGCCCGCCGAGCCGCTCGCCGGCAAAATCGTCATCGACACGAACAACTACTACCCCGAGCGGGACGAGCGGTTCCCGGAGCTGGACGACGAGTCCACCACCACCAGCGAGCTGCTCCAGCGGCACCTACCGCAGTCACGGGTGGTCAAGGGCTTCAACAACATCTACTTCAAGCACCTGCTCGCCCTGGCCCGGCCGGCCGGCGCGGCCGACCGGACCGCCCTGCCCATCGCCGGCGACGACGCGGCCGCCAAGGCCACCGTCACCGCGTTCCTCGACTCGCTCGGGTACGACGCGATCGACGTCGGCGCGCTCGCCGAGGGATGGCGCTTCCAGCGCGACACCACCGCGTACGCCGCGCTCTACTCGGCCGATCCGGCCAACGACTGGGAGCGGCCGGCGCCGGTCGACGCGGAACGGCTGCGCGCCGCCCTCGCCGCCGCCCGCCGGTACGCCGACAGCTGA